In Anoplopoma fimbria isolate UVic2021 breed Golden Eagle Sablefish chromosome 15, Afim_UVic_2022, whole genome shotgun sequence, the genomic window TGATGATGGATTCACCTGATCTCCAAAGCATTAGTTAATTATTCAATAACCAACAAAAAGTACACAAGTCttcttttaattattgttttactATAGGGTAAATAAAAGACATTCACTTTGATGTTTACTGAAAACTCGTTTGCATTGTATTAACTGTAATACAAGTATTTGGGCCAGGGTAAACGCATGCATATTGGGGCGAAACGTATATTCAGTAGGCTAACTAAAAGGCTTTGGCTGTCTAAATGAGTGCCACAGTCTGGTGTCTATACCAAAACGTACCAACCTCCTGTTTGCAGGTAGATGTTTTATTCACCATGCAACAAAGACCCACTGTTTGGCTCAACCCTGGTGTCTGAGAGTTTCAGAAAGTGTTCCACGTTGAGGGTTCTCAGGTGTGCTGGAATCCTTAGACTGCATGCCTGTAAACTGctcctttttaatttttattttttttaaaatattggtGTATTATCATGTtccttttgttaaaaaacacagtttcacTTTTTCGATGTTCGCATAAACTTCAGGCctgtccccctcctcccctcctcctcctcctcctcatcctcctcatctcctctcctcctcctccctgccctGGCTGCTCCTCGGTTGTCTGTTTTCTTGAAGTGTTGAGGGGGCGGATAGTTTAGATTTTCTCCACATCGCGTCCAGCCAATAATGTTGAGGGAGCTGTTGTGCACATCTCAGCTGGCAGACATTTAAAAGGGAGACAGTCCGGCGCTGGGGCAATTTGtattaacccccccccctcctcctcctcctcctcctcctcctccccccctggCCCCTGTCTATGTCTATGGAGCGGCTGGTCTCCCATCCACAGCTCCAGCAGCGTCAGACAGCAGTAGGTGCTTCGGAAGGTGCCGCAGAGGACTGACGGGATCACATCAGAGGCGCTTATAGCAGCGGAGGCTCAAACAGGTGAGTGGATTTAGACTTTTAGTgaccatcacatcatcatcatcatcatcatcatcatcatcatccactgCGTACATTTGAACTGTATTTGGTCTATGGCTTAAACAACTTGCTAAACTGCACGTTTGTTGTTCACTGGTGTGGATGTTTTAATACCTGGATGCTTTATGGAATAAGAGGAAAGGTGATCTGTTGCTTTGGCTAAATCTGCTGTTATTCCTTTGCACTTATAATGTTTAGGAACAAAAGATACATTGCATTTCTCCCTCTGATGTTATCAAATATACAGCTTCTTTGGTTTTACACTTCAGTGTCGTCTTGCATgcgttaaaaaaacaaaaaactaagtTGACTCGGTGCGTCTTTACGCAGCGTAAAAGCTTTGACAGCTGTGCGTAACGCCTCCCAGAGTTGAAACGgtattgatgatgatgaattattcttcttcttcttctcctccccaAAGGATGGCCAGCTCAACGCGTATCTTCTGCAGTATGGTTTTCATCATCgggctgctctcctctctcgcGGATTCCAAAAGAAACCGAGGTTCACAAGGCGCCATCCCTCACCCTGACAAGAGCAACCGGAACCAATCGGAGCAGCAAACTCAGCCTCCGCAGGCGGGCTCCGGGTCGTCCCGGCAGAGGCAGGGCTCCTCCACGCCGGCCGACGAGGTGCTGGAGTCCAGCCAGGAAGCGCTGCACGTGACGGAGCGCCAGTATTTGAAACGGGACTGGTGCAAGACGCAGCCGCTCAAGCAGACCATCCACGAGGAGGGCTGCGTCAGCCGCACCATCATCAACCGCTTCTGCTACGGGCAGTGCAACTCCTTCTACATCCCCAGGCACATCCGCAAGGAGGAGGGGGCCTTCCAGTCCTGCTCGTTTTGCAAGCCGAAGCGGTTCACCACCATGACCTTCACTCTGAACTGTCCGGACCAGCAGCCGCCCACCAAGAAGAAACGCATCCAGCGCGTCAAACAGTGCCGCTGCATCTCCATCGACCTGGACTaaatacacgtgtgtgtgtgtgtgtgtgtgtgtgtgtgtgtgtgtggtttttctGAGCCGTAATCCTCGCGGACAGGATTGTCACACGTGGCTGTCACCCCCATCTAGCAGGAATCGGTCCGTGAAGGCGTCTTACGTTCTTCTGTAGGCTACGATGACTCTCTTCTTGCACAAAGTGTGAACACATATGGACATGCAATTTATAAAGCGACGTTGAGCCGCTCAGCGAACATTGTACTCCTCACCAGTTAGACAACGTTTTGAAGACAAGCATCACTGCACGGGAACGCGGACTTGGAGCGGGCACGCGGACTTGGAGCGGGCACGTTTTACGCACGGCTGTGCTCCCCTCCAGAGGACCATAACAGTTTATTTAATACATCAAGGCGCTTATTGCGACAGGAAAACATCCCCCGTcacaattttgtattttttgtgtgcatatatgATTGTTTTAACTGGATGTTTCCACTATGTGGAATATGATGGATTAAGTGGCGATGTttgtaaatggaaaatgtgttttttttatttttttatttcgaTGTTTTAAGAATGTTTCACGGAAAATTGATTTCTGTGaatttcgatttttttttttttgttgttgttgttgtaaattgGGTATCCACTCAGTTGTAGAGAAagtaagcttttttttttttttttttttttgttagttaaaACGGACAGTGTACAGCGATTAAATAGTGGTCAAATGTAAAGCCATCTTTGatttaactggtttgtttatcCCGTCGATTAAATTATCCctgaaaacatcaaataaaaaggttgtagaaatataaatattgtgcaCATCATCTGTGACTGTACACCTGATGGAAATGAAGGtgtgttaaacaaaatgttgaattatggCCTCATCCTCCCGTCCTGCGTTCGTGAGGAGACGTTCGCACTCAGACATTGGAATAAATGTCATCAGTTTCATGAGAGAAGATTATCACTTAAAATTAATTCAGTAAACTTCACtatattttgttactttgctaGCAAATCTAACGGAGGACTGACGTGATGTTCAAGTGCAAATGATTAACGATTTCCTGCCTAAATTCCCAAAAGCCATTGAATAAATTGTTCTAAAGCCATCAATATTTAAGATCACCCTTATCATTGTAAAACTCGGAGCAATGAGCAGGATTATCTTGGTGTTTGAATCAAAGTCGGAGTGAGCTGGACGTGCAACAGATGCAAATGTAGACAGAGCTGAGaaacagtgaaacatttaaatttttcaTCAGGATAATTTGGTGATTTATTGATCCTTGATTGATAAACATAAACTCATCATGCAATTCATTTTTGAATTAAGGTTTTGATATTCCTGCAAATGTGTAAAACCAGGTCCTAAATCTCCAGTGACTGTTGGTATTTTATTGCTACAGCAAATAGGCAAACACACTAAAATGTCCATCTCATTCTTAAAACAAAGTTCCAGTGACAGACAATTCCATAACACTGCTtatcacaatattttaaagtcttCCAGGAACTTTCTTACgtaaatataacatttgctTGGTGCACTGCCAGGCTTCTGAATTCCGGCCTAATGGAAGTGTTGACAGAAGAAAGTTTAGAGATATTGGCTCTATTTGTTCGGCATCCAGTAGTTTATTCGTGAAATTTAAAACAATTCCATAAAATCACAGAGCACCTATATGAGAGCTCCTGAAGGTTACACAACCCAACATACATACAGAAGAGGCTACAGCAGTTCTCTGGTCAGCATCTGCTCTTCTTTTGCTTTTCAAACCCTCTGAAGTAAAACACAGTTTATGAAATCTCTAGATtcttgttttacaaaataaacgGCCCATGTAAAAGACTTGGGAGggtaaaaaagtaattcaaggTGCAGTTCTATGTATCCTCTGATAATGGAAGTCTGTCTGAGGTATAATAACTCGCATGGCTTCAGGcgatttgtttaaatgttctcaaaacccaaaatacaaCCCTCATCCCAGAACTTAACAGTACAGTCTTCATTCAAAGCACATTACTCAAATTCCCCTTATCACAAGCTACACTGTAAATCAGCGGACACAACATATCACGTCatatgtgaaaatatatattttatctgaCTGACCTATCAGGTAGCTTCTCAGTCAATTACTACTCGTCCAGATACACCCTCAAAAGGGAACAAAGCTGATGCTTTTTGGCAGAAAATAAGTCTTTCTTTACATAAATAGACTTTTCTTGAATGATACAGGAGCGTGGTTACAGCttacatttgcaaaaataaaatatacacttTAATAgactttcttaaaaaaaaaaaaagaaaaatctaatagGATTTCATCATGAAGCAATACAATCTTCTAAGAACCATTCTCTTGCATAGGAAAAGAGGTGCAAAACGGTGCAAGAcatctgaaaagaaaatgcacGCAGTTAGCATAACAGGGGTGTGTGGCTTATAGCGGCTACGACATACAGCTACTGCAGGCACTAAAGTGCTTAAAGGTGCACGCAATCTGATGAGGGGTTAACAATTTGACATAAcctgtatttaatatttcaggTGGGATTGCTAGCACGGCCAAAATATGTTGTGTTCTTCTGATGATtttaagttgtgtgtgtgtgtgtgtgtgtgaggggggggtcCGAGGCTCGCTGCCAGGTTCTGCTCTTCTCTGGCCGTCACCCAGGAGAGGTCAGCCTGGTGCAGTGCTACACAATACAGTGAAACCTCCACGCACACgcattccacacacacacacacacacatgtctcaAGCTGCACGTGAAGCCCGGCGCAGATCATTTATCACACTTCTCAGCGCTGCTCGGTACCTGCCGATCCTACAGCATGACATATTTACAAGACTTTCACTGAACCGTGGTGAATGAAAAGCTATTGGCTACAACAAAGTGGACTaacaactgcttttttttattttaccgcTTCCAGATATAGATTTGTATTGTCAAAAAGGGAATTCCCCTCTTCAGGCAGCCGTATCTGTTCACATAACAGCAGTAACGTCTTAACACTTTGAATATGTAGGAGCATTACCACTCTGTCTGTGTCTAACATCTACAGCTCAGAGAGGAATTGTTTGTAAGCTCTTGTAGATCCAGAAGGACCCTCTTGGATGTGTCAGATGTTGTGAATCCCACTGACCCCTTGAGACCTTTAACAAGCTGGAGCACTCAGAGGTTGCGCCCTGCCGGATGAATGAGATCAACCTTTGGCCTTTAAGACTCTCATCACTTCGGCTGTGTCAGCCATGCATCCTCGCTGCAGGCCGAGCTTCTATCTGGATGGGAGGGTGTTAGTAGGGCAGAGATTAGCAGTGGGGAGTAGTTAAGAGTCCTTTGAGGTTTTATTGTGAGTCCTGTCATTGAGGCAGGTGGTCAACGCAGGAGAGATGAGTTCCTGCACACTTCAGACTCCTCATTTCACTCAGCTGGAAGACACGCCGGCTTCCTTCTGCCGCAGCCTCTCTTTCTGTTGGCAAGAACCgcaaaaaaatcttttttctaGTGTATCTATTTCAGTGCGGACACAAGAAAGAGCAGCTTTTAGGAAATGTCGTCTCTCTGCTGTATGTGGATCAGTTCTTACCAGACTGTTGGCATTGATCTTCTTGGTTTCGACTCTCTTCTCCGCTGTGATCTTCTTGATGTTTTCTTGAGCTTCCTTCAACCTatgggggaaaagaaaaacccacaaggGATTAATATATACAGGCCCTTTAAAACCAGAAGCACACACTGAAAGCTTTGGAACTAAATCATGAAACTTCTGTAACTTGCAAAAACAATATTAAGTCAGAAGCTGAATGTTGTGTCATGGGGCCATGtagacacagacacacgtagacacacacacaatcttgaGTTTGCGGTCAGTGATGAGATAATGAGGcagcctttaaaaaacacttagaTTTTATGACTGTACAAACAGTTAATTGTACATAAGCACAATCAGCTGTGAGTAATGTGAGACATCTCGACCatctcacagagagagagttcagACAGCAACAGCTGGAGGACACTAAATGTCATATTATGACAACTTCAGAGTGTGAAGAGCCATGAAGGCACCGCATGATACTTGAAATGACCGTGCAGTAACGAGCAGCTTCACCCCTCTGCAGTCATGTTGTCGTCTCCACACGTACAGGGCTGGCGGCCGCCAGGAGGGTCTGCTGCCCCCCCGACATGACGCCTCAGGTCAGAGGAAACATCATAAATTCAGGCCCCAGTCCTTCAGACGGAAGGTCGAGGCCTCAGCGATGCCTGTTTGCCTCAGCGATGCCTGTTTGCCTCAGCGATGCCTGTTTGCCTCAGCGATGCCTGTTTGCCTCAGCGATGCCTGTTTGCCTCCTCTTTAATagcctccctctctgctttAATTAAGCATTTGCACATCACCCTTGTACAATTAGTGCCAATTTGACATTCGGGCTAGAGGTCGTTAAGCACTGATCAGGAGGTGATGGAGACAAGAAATCTGACCCCTGGAGGAAATGGTTCAGGTTTAGTTCGGAAGCCAAGGTTGTGTTCAGCAGACTGAAGAACAAGATATCTCACACCAGGCTTTAAAGAGgatatcactttttttatgaccATCAATTTAAGGGGCACTCCAGCAATTTAGCATTGGACTTCATTTAATTGGAGGACCATAggcagatttataaaaaaaaaaaaaaaagttgggcAACATTTCTGCAGAAGACGCAGAGATATTCTGCCTTTTAGTCCTTAGGAAGTAAATGTCCATGTCTTTAACACTCGATATCTCAAAGTTGTAACACTTACTGTTCAAAAAGTTCCAAGAATCTGAGATAAGCATTATCCCAGGAAAACTGTTTTCAGAGGTTGATGGTACTTCTCTTGATAAATATACTAACATTCATGTGTCTTTGAGAGAGAGACTAAGAAATTGAGCAACACCACTGTAATCCAACCGACCTCTCCTTGGAGATGTTCTTGTTTTGTCGTGTCCAGGCGTTCTTGAAGTCGTTGCAAAACTCGTACCAAAGCATAAAAACGAGACCCGGGGACACTTCTTTCTCCCCGGACTTTGGCTTGAGCCCAAAGTAGTTCACCATGTCCTGGAAACTGCATTGGAAAACAGAACACAAGCACAAATAGTGTTGTCTCATCACACGTAAAcactttaataaatgtgttcCAGTGATGTCAGAGAGTACAAGGAAGCtaaggcgtgtgtgtgtgtatgcacaagaaacagacagaatagTGTGTAAAAAGAGTCCATGACAGATGCAGCGCACAGAAGAAAATGATGGATgtagagtgagacagagaggtgagaaaCAGAGCTGGAAGGAGAGTGTCCACCCTGCTGGGCCACGGGGGAGAGCCAGTAGCGGCGGCT contains:
- the grem1b gene encoding gremlin-1, giving the protein MASSTRIFCSMVFIIGLLSSLADSKRNRGSQGAIPHPDKSNRNQSEQQTQPPQAGSGSSRQRQGSSTPADEVLESSQEALHVTERQYLKRDWCKTQPLKQTIHEEGCVSRTIINRFCYGQCNSFYIPRHIRKEEGAFQSCSFCKPKRFTTMTFTLNCPDQQPPTKKKRIQRVKQCRCISIDLD